Part of the Sphingobacterium sp. LZ7M1 genome, ACTGGTTACTGCAGCCTTGAATCGATCTGTTTGAGTAACGACCCAATTGGTCATAAATCCACCGTAAGAACCACCTGTAACTCCCATTCTGTTTTTATCCAAGAAAGGGTGTTTTTCAAGGGCATAATCTAATCCTTTCATCAGGTCTAAATAATCTCCACCACCCCAGGCTTGGTAAGTACCGTCGGAAAATTTCTGTCCATAGCCCGTGGAACCTCTTGGATTGATAAAGACTACAGCATATCCTTTTCCAGTCAACACCTCTACGATGTCGGTATAGCTATAACCGAATGCCCCATGTGGACCACCATGAATGCGTTGGATAACTGGGACCTTTGTGCATGGAGGAATGTTAGCTGGATAGGCAATAAATCCTTGGACATTGACGCCATCATGTGATTTGAACCAGAAGCTTTCTTTTTTGGAAAGGTCCTTGTCTTTTAACCAATTGCTAGATTCGTTAGTCAATTGTGTAATAGTTTTACCTTCATTATCAGATATATATACTTCATTTGCTGAATTGAAATCTGACATGGTAAAGGAGATTCTCTTGTTGGAAACATTGACAGCTCCAACACTAGCTTCTTTATCGATTATCGGTGTGAATGTTTTACCGTCTATGTTTCCTTTGTACAAGACACGTTTTCCATGTCTTGGGAATCCAAAGTAAAAGTGCTTGCTATCATCCATCCATTCACCTCCACTCAGTCGTTCATCCAAATCAGTGGTTAGGCAAGTAACCTCCCCATTTGCGACCTGATATAGGTAAAGCTTAAGGTCTTCTGGGGAACTGTCTTTGGTGTTTAAGGGGCGGATCGTAGCTGGATAGAGGATGTATTTTCCATCTGGGCTCCAATTTGGGTTATGTTCAGTACCAATGGTATTTGTAATCTGTTTCACCTTGGAATTGGAAATGTCGACTATGAACAGGTCGTTGTTGTAATTATTATCTGGATCATCGGTATGATTTGATACGTAGGCAATTCTTTTAGAATCTGGTGCCCAAGTTAAAGAATGGCTATCAAACTTATCATCCGTCAATACCTTTACGGTTCCTGTTGCTACATCCACCAAGTGGATTTTTGTTAATACATTATCGGAGAAAGAAGTCCTGGATTTATAAAGGATCCTTTCGATTACTTTAGGAGATGCAGGGTCAATTTTGACTTGAGCCTTTTCAGCGTCTGCCCCCACGTATGCGATGTACTTTCCATCAGGGCTCCATGCGTAATTCTTCTTTGCAGAGTGGCCCAGGAAATGGTTGCTGGAATACACGGGGGCAACAAATTTTGGACTGTTGTCACTGTTTGTAATATAGAATATTCCGGATTGTCCATTGATATTACCACGGAAGGCCAGTTTACTGCCATCAGGAGACCATTGTGGGTCGCTGACCTGAGTCGCTACAGTTTCTTTTTTTCCTGATTTTATGTCGAGAATAATTAATTCCGATTGTACTTTATTGGCTTCCAAATTGGTTTTCGCTTGTACGTAAGCTAATTTTTCACCATTTGGAGATAATGCTTGCGCAGCAATGGAAGGCATAGAGAAACTAGTCTCTTCCGTTATTTTTTGTTGGGCTTGAAGGGAGCTGCCCATGTATACAGCTCCCATCAATAATAGATATTTTAACTTCATATAATTTGTCTTTTTTGATGTTATTTATTTTTATAAAGGTCCCAGTTCACTTCTGCTTGTGGTAGTGGGAATTGGGTAAATACCTTTCCTTTATCATAAGTCGCATCAATTGCTTCACTCATATTGGCATATAATAGACCTGGTCCTGTATAGCGTCTTACGTCTACCCAGCGGTGGCCAGCAGGTTCAGCCCAAAGGGAATACCTACGTTGGTATAGGATTTCCTTAAGCAGGCTGTTTTTGTCGGTAGGACCGGTGTATTTGCCAATGTTAGCTGCCTCGCGGATAATATCGATACTGGCAATGGCATTGGTAGTTTGTCCTAATTGGGCTTGAGCTTCAGCTTTGATCAAGATCAATTCTTCGTTTTTGATAAAAGTTACCGGCAAAGTATTGGTTGGATAGCGGTTGTCTTGGTATTCACCTGTCAATGCCACGGTGGAAGTGGTAACTACGAAAGGAGTAGTTAGTTTAAAGAACTTCTTGGCAACACGGCTGTCTCCAGGAGTAGCATCGGCGATCAGTCCAGGATTTACAACTCTAAGGTTTCCTGGGTTAGGGATATTTAAGGCCATGAACAAAGGATTGTTCAGGTCAGCACCGCTACTGAAAGTATGCTTAGGCCCTTCTTCTAGATTTCCGTTTTCAGCGATGAAAGAACCTGATAGTGCATCCAATGCACCCTGCCAATCTTTGCGATAGATTGCTAGTCGTGCAGAAATGGCGCGGTTGACCTTGGCTAAGCCCGCAGGGTTGTTGTAGCCCGAAAATCCAGTGCTTAATTTAAAAGGAAGAGTAGTGCCTGCCTTCTTTAGATCTTCGAAACCTGCATCCAGTTGTCCTTTAATGTAGGTTAAGGCTTCATCATAGGAAACAAAAGGGCCAGGGTTCAATTCATCTTTAACATCCACGCGGATACCATTTTGGTAAAGCCAGTTGGCAGGGATCATGTATTGGTAGCCCATAATGGTTTTTGCAAAACCTGAAACAGCAGCTTTTTCTGTTTCATTCATTTTGTCGGTATTGGCCAAGGCATCCAAAATCAGGTTTGCCTGATTGATGGCACCGTAAGGAGAGGCATAAGAACCACCACCGGTTGTTCCATAGCCGAAGACATTGGAGTTTAGGGTGTAGTCGTTAAGGCCTAACCATTCGGTCATGTTGCGGGTATCCGATGAGTTCAATAACCAGATTTCACGACCTAAGCTGGCCCAGCCATTCGTTACGTTGGAAACATAATCGCGGTGTCTGGATTCTAAGCCCGTTACCAAATATTGGATCTGTTGAGGAGTTGCATTGTTGTTGACCGAAGCAACCGATGGGTTGTTTGGATCTATCATGGACTCAATGTCAAATGGGTTGCAAGAAGCAAGCAGACAAAGTGACGAGAGCATGAATATCGTATTTTTTAATGTTGTCGTTTTCATGATAATAAGGTTAAAAATCTAGGCTAAGGTTTAAGAAAAATCTGCGTGCACTTGGGTATGGACCAACATCGATATTGTTGGCAAGGCCATTTCCAAATGTTGAAGTTTCAGGATCATAACCCGAATATTTGCTTATCATTACTAGGTTGTTGCCCGAGATACCTGCTCTAAAGCGTTGTACTTTGTTTTTGAACAGTCTTTGGGTAACCTCAGATGGCATGCTATAGTATAAACCAACCTCTCTTAATTTGATGTAAGAAGCATCTTCTACGAATCGACCGGCATTGTTGAATGGTTCTGGTTCTCTTTGTTTACCATTCGGGATACCATCACCGTTTCTATCACCGAACCAATCTTTTGAGTTACCACCTTCATCCAAGTTTAGGTTAGTTAAGTTGACATTGTAGCCACCTTTTTTCCAATCAAACAAGAAAGAGAAGTCAAAGTTTTTGTAGATGGTCAAGTTGTTGCTGAAACTCATGTTGAATTTCGGTTGGGAGTTGCCCCAAACCGTGTATTCACCTGGGTTGATCTGTGGAGTTCCTACGATAGTTCCTAGCTTTTCGCCTTCTTTCATCAGGAATGTTCCGTAACTAACGCCGAATCCACCAGTGGTATAGGTAGGGATTCCCAGTTTACTAATGGTAATATCGTTTTTCCAGAACATCAATCTACTGTTCCATTTAAAGTTTTCCCTTTCGAATGGAGTACCGGACAGGCTTAACTCGATACCTTTGTTGCTCAGTTCAGCAAGGTTGCTGGAAGTTGAAGTAAATCCCGATGAAGGTGAAAGGTTCAATGGCTGGATGTTGTTTGCGGTATTTTTGATGTAATAGGTCGCTTCCAAGGAAAGTCTATTTTTCAAAATTCCGACATCCACACCGAATTCCAATTCTTTAGCGGTTTCAGGAAGGATGTTCACATTTCCTACAATGGTAGAAAGGGATGAACCCAATAAACCGCCAATGTTCACACCAACCAAAGAGGAATAGGTTGCCCCAAAAGCTACTGGACCAGCAGTCTCACCGTAGGCAATCCTTGGTTTCAATTGAGAAATGAAGTGGTCTCTTAGGAAGTCGAAACTTGTTAAGTTCATCGCTAAGGATGCCTTAGGGAATGCAAATAATTTATTTGGATTGCCATTTAAAGAGGACTTATCAAAACGGACACCAAGGGTACCTATGATCTTATCTTCAAAGTTTGCTTCCTGTTGTAAGAAGATACCAGCTTCCTGAGTTCTCATAAAGAACTGGTTGAAGATAGTCTGAACAGCAGCTTGTTTAACATTTTTCTGAAGCGGCGCCAAACCTTGACCTCTTACAAATAGCAAGTCATCTTTGAAATCCAATCTTACCATACCTACCTGAGAGTTCATGTACACACGTTTCAGGTTGAAGTTGTAAACCAAGGCAGCCTGTAAGTTTGTATTGAAACTCTCTTGCTTGCCGTTCATGATATCACCAGGATTGGCAATACTACGTTGGTATTGTAAATCTTCTGGCAGGTGGATGTTTGTTGTATTCTGTAAATAGTCTAGACCACCATTCAACACGAATTTCATATAACTGCTTTCCCCTTTGAATAGATCTATGCCTAAGTTGAAAGAACTGATTGATCTGTTTACCAAGGAATTGTTGGTTGATTTATCCGTTAGGGCAATAGGGTTTTCAGTAAAGTATGGGTTGTCAGGGTAAGTACCATCAGGACGTTGTCTCAGGTCGTAGTAATTTGGCGTTGCAGCGATGGCATAGCCAATACTTGCTCCGGTCCTGTTTTGGTTACCAGTAAATCCGCGATCGGTATTGGAGCGGATATAGCTAGAATTTACAGACAATTGGATGGCATTTGTGATCTTTTGGTCGATGTTTGCACGCACGGTATACCTTTGGAATCCTGTGTTTTTAATCAATCCGTTTTCATCATTGATACCACCGGCAACAAAGAATTTTGTTTTTTCTGTACCGCCGGAAACATTTAAACGAGTGTTGCTTGAAAAGCGCTGATGATCATAGAAGTAATCTTCGTAGTTCACAAAGCTATTGTTTGCTTTAGCTTCGCGGAATCTTTCCAGTTCAAGGTTTCTACGATTTGTTTGGCTTTGGGTGGTACCACCATAGAAATAATTGATTTTTTCTTCGGACCAATCATCATAGCCCAGAAGCTTAAGAGGAGTTGTTAGACCAAAGTCCTCCGAGATTGATACTTTCGTACGGCCTTCTTTACCTTTTTTGGTGGTAATAATGATTACCCCAGCATTGGCACGGGTTCCGTAAATCGCAGCGGCAGAAGGACCTTTAAGGATTTCGATGTTTTCGATTTCATCGGGGTTAATGTCGGCAAGGCGGTTTGAACCATCATCTTGTGTTGAGTTACCAGCGCCATTTACAGTTGCTCTACCGGTTGATTGGGTAGAGTTGTTCACATAGACCCCATCTAAGATGATCAAAGGTTGAGAGGCACCAACAAGGCTTGAAAGCCCTCTTAACTGTATGGACATACCACCACCTGGAGCTCCAGAGTTAGAACGGATGTTTGCACCCGTTACTTTACCGTACAGAGCTGCATCGGTCGTTTGAGGTTTAGTCACACCAGTCAGTTCAGCGGCATTCACCGAACTAACAGCATTTGCTAAGTTTTTTCTTTTGATAGAGGAAGCCAAACCGGTAACAACGACCTCATTCAAGGTATTGTTCATGTTTTCCTGCATCTTGATGACAAGGTTGTTGCTTGCAGCAGAGACCTGGACTTCTTGATCTTCAAATCCTACCATTGTAAAGAGGATGGTAGCGGGAAGTTTTGGGGCATTGATGGAGAAATTTCCATTGTTGTCAGAGACACCACCAATTCGGGTGTCTTTAATCCTTACACTGACATTCGAGAGTGCTGAACCTGAAAGTTCATCAACCACCTTTCCTGAGATGGTTGTCTGGGCATAAGTCAATTGAACAAGACTAAGCCAAAAGAAAAGCACATAGAGCAGCTTATGTTTCTTCATAAGATTGATTAATTAGGGTTAGTTTTTAGGTTAAAAAAAGTAATAATTACTAGAAAATTTTCTAGAAAAAGGCTACGGCTAAATTCGGTTTGTTAAGGTCTCAGGCGGTAAAACTAATTTAATTGGAACAGCTTTACAATTTAGAATTATTGTTGTCACTACTTTGTTACCAATGCCTGATTTGTTATCAATGTTTTTACAGAATACGAAATTAATTGGCAAATAATTAAAGATTCAACAATTTTATTTAAAAGTCCATAAAGAATGTAGACTATGTAAAATATGACAATCCTTGTTCCAAAGTGAATAAATTGGTCTGATCGTCTGATTTTCCTTGTTGAAAATTGATGATAAAATCATCAAATCTTTCTTAGTTCAAAAATAAATTTTTAGGCAAACACTTTTTTATAATTTCGCTATTGATAATTGGTAGTTAATTTTCTGCATAAGAGCTTGTTAGGTATTTTTGTGCTATCTATGAAATAAACAATAAATGGTAAAGAATCTGAACAGGATCAATAAATATTAGGATAAGATTACAGAAAAGGGTCTGAGGATTCCTAATCGCCTTATTTTGAACAGATTTAAATTATTGAACCCTACAATTATTAAAAACAATGTTTCTTAAATTTGATTTAATGAAAAAGCAGTTCGCCATATTGTTTCTATTTCTATACGTTTTTTCGACAACGGAAATAAGTCAATTGTTGAAATTACCTATTCTAATAGAGCATTATTTTGAACATAAAGAAAAAAGCTATGATCTCAGCTTTTCTGATTTCTTAGTATTGCATTACAACGAAGACCATTTCAAAGGTCACGCTCATGACGAAGATTATGATCAGGATAAAAGGCTTCCTTTTATGCTTCATAGTTCAACCTTAAGTTTTGTATTTATTTCACCAACAAGTATAAATCTTGAAGTAATAGACAAGGCTTATATCGAGAAGGAAAAGACCTTTCCTTTTGAAAATGAATTTTTAATAAATCACATTTACCTCTCGTCCATTTGGCAGCCGCCAAAGGCTTGTTAATCTTTCCGCCTAATATCGGTTTGTAATCACATTCTTGGGTAACCATGTCCAGATCTTTAAGGAATTGGGGGTTTCAAGGGGGTTACAGACTAGGCTTGAGTTTCATTTTTTTTAAAGATTAACAGAATCCAGATTATGCTTACAAGAATTATTGAGTATTCCGTAAGGAATAAGCTCATTATCGCACTCTTGGTATTGGGGCTTATCGCGGTGGGGTCATATCAGCTTACTAGGCTGCCCATTGACGCAGTTCCAGACATTACCAATAATCAAGTGCAGGTTATTACAGTAGCCCCATCATATGGCGCAACTGATATTGAACGTTTGATTACCTTTCCAATTGAACAGGCCAACAACAATATTTCCGGCAGAAAGGAAATACGGAGTTTTTCGAGGTTTGGCCTTTCCTTAGTGACCATCGTTTTTGAAGATCATGTTGATATCTATTGGGCCAGGCAGCAAGTTGCTGAGCGTCTCCAAAAAGTGCAGCAGGAGATTCCTGCGGAAATAGGAATACCTGAGCTAGGTCCAATATCGACGGGTCTTGGCGAAATATATCAGTATGTAATCCGGGCCAAGACAGGCTATGAACGGAAGTTCAATGTGACAGAATTGAGAACTATCCAGGATTGGGTGGTTAGGCGACAGCTTTTAGGAGTACAAGGCGTTGCAGAAGTAAGCAGCTTTGGCGGCAAATTGAAGCAATATGAAATTGCTGTAAATCCAGATAAATTGAATGCTTATGGAATCACCATTCATGATGTTTTCCAAGCCTTGAATGATAACAATCAGAATACAGGTGGTTCCTATATTGAGAAAGGTCCGACGGTTTTATATATCCGTAGTGAAGGCCTTGTTAATTCCATTATGGATATTGAAAATATAGCCATCAACAAGGAGTCTGAAGTTCCATTATTTATCAGAGATGTAGCGGAGGTAAAGATTGGTTATGCCACACGTTATGGTGCCATGACTTATAATGATGAAGGCGAGGTGGCAGGCGCTGTGGTGATGATGCTAAAAGGAGCCAATAGCAGCCAAGTCATAAAGGAGGTAAAAAAGAAGGTTGCTGAAATCCAAAAAACACTACCTGAGGGCGTGCTGTTGGAACCTTTCTTGGACCGGACAAAGATGGTCAACAATGCGATAAACACCGTTGAAACCAATCTTTTGGAAGGTTCCTTGATTGTCGTTTTTGTGTTGGTGCTATTTTTAGGAAATATAAGAGCAGGCTTTTTAGTTGCTTCAGTCATTCCTCTTGCCATGCTGTTTGCCATCTGTATGATGAACCTGTTCTCGGTCAGTGGCAACCTGATGAGTTTAGGGGCCTTAGATTTTGGGCTCATCATTGATGGTGCAGTTATCATTGTTGAAGCGGTCATGCATCAACTGAGCAAAAATGCGAAATTCCAAGAATTGACCAATATACCGAACAAAAAGATGGATTCTATTGTGGTGGATTCAGCGGGTAAAATGATGAATTCTGCGGTATTCGGTCAGGTCATTATCTTGATTGTTTATCTTCCGATATTGACCTTAGAAGGCATAGAAGGGAAAATGTTTAAACCAATGGCAGAGACGGTTGCTTTTGCGTTATTGGGGGCATTTCTTCTCTCCTTAACTTATATCCCTATGATGAGTTCGGTTTTGTTAAAGAAAAGACAGCTAAAACCTTCCTTTTCGGACCGAATGATGAAAAAGATGGAAGCTCTATATCAAAGAATCCTATTTAAAGTATTGAGGTTGCCCAAACTTATCTTTTCCATTGTTCTAATCCTATTTGCAATATCGATATGGATTTTAAGTCGGATGGGAGGAGAATTTATTCCTTCTCTGGAAGAAGGAGATTTTGCTGTTGACACCAGGATATTGCCCGGAAGTAATCTGAATACCACCATTGAAAGCGTCACAAAGGCAGCGAAAATCTTAAAAACCAACTTTCCGGAAGTAGAAAAGGTAGTTACAAAAATAGGTAGTGGGGAAGTGCCAACCGATCCGATGCCGATGGAAGCCTCCGATATGATGGTTATCTTAAAAGACAAAAAGGAATGGACATCAGCCAGGACCTTTCCAGAAATGGCAGACAAGATGGCAAAGGCATTGGAGGATGTGCCGGGTATAACCGTTGGTTTCCAATACCCGGTGCAGATGCGCTTCAATGAGCTGATGACGGGTGCTAGACAGGATGTAGTGCTCAAAATATTTGGCGATGACCTCGATTCCTTAATGGAAAGTGCCAAGAAGATCGGAAAGATTATCAATGAAGTTGAAGGAACTCAGAATTTATATATAGAGCCTATATCGGGATTATCCCAAGTGCTGGTAAAGTTTAACAGACCTGTCATAGCACAATATCATCTTTCCATTGCAGAAATCAACAAGGTCATCAATGCTGCCTTTGCAGGGCAGCAATCAGGTCAGTTTTTCGAAGGGGAGAAGAGGTTCGACATCGTAGTGAGATTGAACCAGGATCTACGACAAAACCTTCGACAGGTTCAGGATCTCCTTATACCCACGAAAGAAGGAGTGCAGATTCCTTTGTCCAAATTAGCAACCGTGGACATCGTCCAAGGACCCAATCAAATTCAGCGAGAGAATGCGCAAAGAAGGATTGTGGTGGGTTTTAATATTAAGGATCGGGATGTTCAGAGTATTGTTGAGGAACTTCAAGGTAAAGTGGAACAACAGATTAAGCTTCCGGCTGGTTATTCCATTTCCTATGGTGGTTCTTTCGAGAATTTGAATAATGCAAAAGGTAGATTGATGATTGCTGTACCAATAGCCTTAGCGTTGATTTTTATCCTGTTGTTTTTGGCTTTTAAGTCAATCAAAGAAAGCCTTCTGATCTATACGGCGATACCCTTGTCTATTATTGGAGGGGTGTTTCTTTTGGCATTCCGGGGGATGCCGTTCAGTATCAGTGCTGGGGTTGGGTTTATCGCTTTGTTTGGTGTGGCTGTTTTGAATGGAATTGTGTTGATCTCGGAGTTCAATAGGTTGAAGAAAAAAGGCATTAGGAATATTGTCAGGATTGTGATTGATGCTGGCGAAAGCCGTTTGCGACCCGTCTTGATGACTGCTAGTGTCGCTTCATTGGGATTTATCCCAATGGCAATCAGTTCAGGAGCTGGTGCAGAAGTTCAAAGACCCTTGGCAACCGTGGTCATTGGAGGCTTGATGGTTGCAACTTTGCTGACACTGTTTGTTCTTCCATTGCTTTATGTCACCATTGAAAATGGATTTAAAAGAAAGATTAAAAAGCCTGAAATATTAGTTATCATTTTATTGTTCATGAGTTCCTTTTTAGGTAATCAGCTTAATGCACAGACTCCTATTTCACTAGAGGATGCCATGCAATTGGCCATAAAAGAAAATCGCAATATTAAACTAGAGAAACTAAAATCTGACTATGCAAAAAGTTTGATAAAGACAGCTAGCTACGATATTCCTCAGTTTGGGATCAATTCTGAATACGGCCAGGTCAATAGTGCCAATACGGATATCCGATTGAATGCCTCACAAAGCATTGCCTTCCCAACGGTTTACAGCAAACAAAAAGGCTTATTTACTGAGGAATGGAAGAAAAGTGAATTGTATATTGACATGAAAGAATATGAGTTGAAGAAAGCCGTTTCCTTGACTTACTATGAGATGTTGTTCTGGAAGGACAAGATAAAGCTTTTAGAAAGCTATCAACAGCTGTATTCTAAGATGGCGGAGAAAGCAACCTTGCGTAAGAAGGCTGGAGAAAGCAATATATTGGAACTAAGTACAGTGGAGAACCAAAGGTCATCGATTGGTGTTCAGGTCATGCAAATACAACAGGAGCTTGATATGTTGCTTAAGCGTTTTAACTGGCTTCTCAATTCCAATTCAGCATTCACGGTGATAGATGAAGCTCATGCAAAACTTGCTTTTCAAGAGGGTCAAGATAACCCTCAAATAAGTCTATTGGAACAAGAAGTTGTCATTTCTGCTAAACAGGTTGAATTGGAGAAATCTAGGCTATTGCCAGAATTGACACTAGGGTATAGTTTGAATAGTTTCAAAGGGATTGGTCCAAACGATATCTATTACAATGCCGTTCCAAGGTTTCATTCTGTACAGTTCGGGATAGGCTTGCCCATTTTCTCCTCAGGACAAAGGGCCAAAGTGAAAGCATCAAGGATATCAGAAAACATAGCAGAGAGCAATCTTCAAAACTTCAGATACAGCATGGAAGTTCAAAGGGAGCAGCTAAATATTGCTTATCAAAATTCCTTAAAGATTGTCAATCAGTTTGAATCAAGTGATTTAAGGCATGCCCAAATAATTTTGGAAACTGCCCAAAGTCAATTTAATAATGGAGAGATCAATTACTTGGAATACGTGATGCTTTTAAATCAAACCGTACTGGTAAACAATAATTACCTAGATGCTTTGTGGAAGCTCAATGAAGCTGTCATTCAATACAAATTTCTTCTTCTAAATCTATGATCATGAAAATTATAAAATCAATTTATTTATATATATCCTTAATCCTGATGAGCATCATGTTTGCATGTTCAACGAAGGTAAGCGAACAGCAAAGTGTGGCAAACAAAGCAGAAGAGGATCTAGTCATTTTAACGGACGCACAACTAAAAAATGCAGGCATCGAAGAAATGGAAATCTCCGATCAGCAGATTTCAGTGATGTTAAAAATGAATGGCAAGATTGATGTGCCTCCACAAAACTTAATATCCATCAGCGCACCTTTAGGAGGATATTTAAAGCAAACAGATTTAGTGACAGGTAAGAAGGTGGCCAAAGGGCAGGTTCTTGCCATATTGGAAAATCCACAGTTTATACAGTTGCAACAAGATTATTTGACTGCAAAATCGAAGTATAACTTTGCCAATCTCGATTATATCCGTCAGCGAGACTTGAACCAAGCCCAAGCGAGTAGCGACAAGGTTATGCAAGCTGCAAAATCTGAAATGGAAAACCAACAAGTTCTTATGAACACAATTGCACAGCAATTGAGGATGGTCCATATAGATCCTAATCAAATAAGCTCAACTAATATTGTCAATCATGTTGCTGTGTATAGTCCGATTAATGGATATGTCAGTAGAGTCAATGTAAATATCGGGAAGTATTTAAGTCCCACCGATGTCCTTTTCGAATTGATCAATCCCAGCAATATTCATCTCAGCATTAAAGTTCTGGAGAAAGACTTGGAAAAATTAAAGGTTGGACAGGATTTAGTAGCCTATTCAAATCTAGATCCTCAGACTAGATACCCAGCAAAGATCCAATTGCTGGGGGCCATAATTGACGAAAATGGATTGGCAGATGTTCAATGTCAGTTTACCCAAAAGAACCTCAATTTAGTTCCGGGTACTTACATGAATATAGAAATTGTATCACAGACTGCTTTTTCAAAAGCATTGCCCGAAGAAAGCATCGTAGATTACAAGGGACAGAATTTTGTATTTGTTCATGAAGGCAAGAATACCTACCGCATGGTAGCAGTTTCTTTAGGCGAGTCAGATAAGGGATTCGTACAGGTGTTAAATGCACAGGATTTTTCGCAGAAGAAGGTTGTCAGCAAGAATGCCTATACGCTTTTGATGAAATTAAAGAATACCGAAGAAGAATAGTGAAGAACAGGAATTAAAAAATGAGCTGTCCATCTCGACAGCTCATTTTTTCAAGACTGATTAATTTTCTTGGTAACCACCATAATATTTAACTGGGCTCCATGCGGGAATCACTTCCAGTTTTTCTTTGCTGAATGCTTTGAACTGATCATCTGCATATACTATTTTCCCATCTACGATGGTTAAGTTAGATTTTAGTTTTTTGATATCATCTTCAGGAATGGTAAAATAATCCTGATCCAAAATGGTCAAATCCGCATAATAACCTGGTTTTAGCAAGCCTTTTTCATTGCTTTGTTTGATAAGGTCGTAGCCACCTTTTGTCATAAGCTCAAGGGCCAGTGTGCGGTCCAATCGATTTTCCTTTTGTAGGATTTCGGTATTTCCAACCGTCTTTCCAGAGACCAACCAATGGATTGCCAACCAAGGGTTGAAAGATGAGACCCGGGTGGCATCGGTGCCTAATCCGACAGGGATTCCCATTTCTAGGATTTTATGGATGGGTGGCGCTTGATTCGCAGCCTTCTTGCCATACCT contains:
- a CDS encoding S9 family peptidase, with the translated sequence MKLKYLLLMGAVYMGSSLQAQQKITEETSFSMPSIAAQALSPNGEKLAYVQAKTNLEANKVQSELIILDIKSGKKETVATQVSDPQWSPDGSKLAFRGNINGQSGIFYITNSDNSPKFVAPVYSSNHFLGHSAKKNYAWSPDGKYIAYVGADAEKAQVKIDPASPKVIERILYKSRTSFSDNVLTKIHLVDVATGTVKVLTDDKFDSHSLTWAPDSKRIAYVSNHTDDPDNNYNNDLFIVDISNSKVKQITNTIGTEHNPNWSPDGKYILYPATIRPLNTKDSSPEDLKLYLYQVANGEVTCLTTDLDERLSGGEWMDDSKHFYFGFPRHGKRVLYKGNIDGKTFTPIIDKEASVGAVNVSNKRISFTMSDFNSANEVYISDNEGKTITQLTNESSNWLKDKDLSKKESFWFKSHDGVNVQGFIAYPANIPPCTKVPVIQRIHGGPHGAFGYSYTDIVEVLTGKGYAVVFINPRGSTGYGQKFSDGTYQAWGGGDYLDLMKGLDYALEKHPFLDKNRMGVTGGSYGGFMTNWVVTQTDRFKAAVTSASVSNLISFYGTSIYPDLIETEFNGMPWDNYSLLWHFSPMAHINKVKTPTLIVHGENDMDVPITQAEEFFIGLKKVGIPTRFVRYPNEGHGMAQPKNRLHNNKELLAWFDKYLK
- a CDS encoding RagB/SusD family nutrient uptake outer membrane protein is translated as MKTTTLKNTIFMLSSLCLLASCNPFDIESMIDPNNPSVASVNNNATPQQIQYLVTGLESRHRDYVSNVTNGWASLGREIWLLNSSDTRNMTEWLGLNDYTLNSNVFGYGTTGGGSYASPYGAINQANLILDALANTDKMNETEKAAVSGFAKTIMGYQYMIPANWLYQNGIRVDVKDELNPGPFVSYDEALTYIKGQLDAGFEDLKKAGTTLPFKLSTGFSGYNNPAGLAKVNRAISARLAIYRKDWQGALDALSGSFIAENGNLEEGPKHTFSSGADLNNPLFMALNIPNPGNLRVVNPGLIADATPGDSRVAKKFFKLTTPFVVTTSTVALTGEYQDNRYPTNTLPVTFIKNEELILIKAEAQAQLGQTTNAIASIDIIREAANIGKYTGPTDKNSLLKEILYQRRYSLWAEPAGHRWVDVRRYTGPGLLYANMSEAIDATYDKGKVFTQFPLPQAEVNWDLYKNK
- a CDS encoding SusC/RagA family TonB-linked outer membrane protein, with translation MKKHKLLYVLFFWLSLVQLTYAQTTISGKVVDELSGSALSNVSVRIKDTRIGGVSDNNGNFSINAPKLPATILFTMVGFEDQEVQVSAASNNLVIKMQENMNNTLNEVVVTGLASSIKRKNLANAVSSVNAAELTGVTKPQTTDAALYGKVTGANIRSNSGAPGGGMSIQLRGLSSLVGASQPLIILDGVYVNNSTQSTGRATVNGAGNSTQDDGSNRLADINPDEIENIEILKGPSAAAIYGTRANAGVIIITTKKGKEGRTKVSISEDFGLTTPLKLLGYDDWSEEKINYFYGGTTQSQTNRRNLELERFREAKANNSFVNYEDYFYDHQRFSSNTRLNVSGGTEKTKFFVAGGINDENGLIKNTGFQRYTVRANIDQKITNAIQLSVNSSYIRSNTDRGFTGNQNRTGASIGYAIAATPNYYDLRQRPDGTYPDNPYFTENPIALTDKSTNNSLVNRSISSFNLGIDLFKGESSYMKFVLNGGLDYLQNTTNIHLPEDLQYQRSIANPGDIMNGKQESFNTNLQAALVYNFNLKRVYMNSQVGMVRLDFKDDLLFVRGQGLAPLQKNVKQAAVQTIFNQFFMRTQEAGIFLQQEANFEDKIIGTLGVRFDKSSLNGNPNKLFAFPKASLAMNLTSFDFLRDHFISQLKPRIAYGETAGPVAFGATYSSLVGVNIGGLLGSSLSTIVGNVNILPETAKELEFGVDVGILKNRLSLEATYYIKNTANNIQPLNLSPSSGFTSTSSNLAELSNKGIELSLSGTPFERENFKWNSRLMFWKNDITISKLGIPTYTTGGFGVSYGTFLMKEGEKLGTIVGTPQINPGEYTVWGNSQPKFNMSFSNNLTIYKNFDFSFLFDWKKGGYNVNLTNLNLDEGGNSKDWFGDRNGDGIPNGKQREPEPFNNAGRFVEDASYIKLREVGLYYSMPSEVTQRLFKNKVQRFRAGISGNNLVMISKYSGYDPETSTFGNGLANNIDVGPYPSARRFFLNLSLDF